The following are encoded together in the Bacillus sp. V2I10 genome:
- a CDS encoding toxic anion resistance protein, protein MNEIDLFQQVNTSRLIDVLSEEEKIRAHKLAEQINPKNHALLVSYGLPAQSKLLAFSNVMLEQVQRKDIGQVGEILDEFMKNLNEVHPEDLQQEETSFLARLFGKRKKSIQEVLSRFHKTGAQIDRISVKLERSKNTLLSDNVMLDRLYENNKDYFHSLNVYIAAGEMKLEELHDKTIPDLKKASLGSNDPMKQQEVEDLLQFADQLDQRLYDLKISREITIQSAPQIRMIQKTNHKLAEKIQSSLVTAIPLWKNQVSIALTLIRQRTAADAGRKISEPANELYQKQAAVIGGARRSIFDLETLKEIQENLQASIQETMRIHDDGKRNREETQAELMARERELKQKLQA, encoded by the coding sequence ATGAACGAGATCGATTTATTTCAGCAAGTTAACACGTCACGGCTTATCGACGTGCTATCTGAAGAAGAAAAAATCAGGGCACACAAGCTGGCCGAACAAATTAATCCGAAAAACCATGCTCTATTGGTATCATACGGACTGCCGGCGCAATCCAAGCTCCTCGCTTTCTCAAATGTGATGCTTGAGCAGGTACAGCGAAAGGATATAGGGCAGGTTGGTGAAATTCTCGACGAATTCATGAAAAACCTGAATGAGGTTCATCCTGAGGATTTACAGCAGGAAGAAACCTCTTTTTTAGCGCGTCTGTTTGGAAAACGAAAGAAATCCATTCAAGAGGTTCTCTCCCGATTTCATAAAACAGGGGCACAGATCGACAGAATCAGTGTAAAGCTTGAGCGCAGCAAAAATACGCTTTTATCAGATAATGTGATGCTCGACAGGCTCTATGAAAATAACAAAGACTATTTTCACTCATTGAATGTGTACATTGCAGCAGGAGAAATGAAGCTCGAAGAACTTCACGATAAAACAATTCCTGATCTGAAAAAAGCGAGTCTTGGTTCGAATGATCCAATGAAGCAGCAGGAAGTCGAGGATCTTCTTCAATTTGCTGATCAATTGGATCAGAGACTGTATGACTTAAAAATCAGCAGGGAAATTACGATACAAAGTGCACCTCAAATCCGCATGATTCAAAAAACAAATCATAAGCTTGCTGAAAAAATCCAATCCTCCCTTGTAACAGCGATCCCGCTTTGGAAGAATCAGGTGTCCATTGCGCTGACTCTGATTAGACAAAGAACTGCAGCAGATGCTGGAAGAAAGATTTCAGAGCCTGCAAATGAACTTTATCAAAAGCAGGCCGCCGTTATTGGAGGAGCTCGGCGCAGCATATTTGATTTAGAGACTTTAAAAGAAATACAGGAAAATCTTCAAGCATCCATACAAGAAACGATGAGAATTCATGATGACGGAAAAAGAAACCGCGAGGAAACACAGGCTGAGCTGATGGCAAGAGAAAGAGAACTAAAGCAGAAGCTTCAGGCATGA
- a CDS encoding GvpL/GvpF family gas vesicle protein produces MGDLIYLYGLIPTKEAAAHQSFPSFTGFDGERKLYTIPINNVTAVVCKLDSDHYSEEAIKDKVDSDMDWLQEKAFHHHETVAALYKSFTIIPLKFCTIYKNEDSLKQTIQSNDTRIEETLSMLQGNEEWNVKIYSDDLELKKQVIENNSAIEAKKQEISELPHGRQFFEKKKIDKLIEDELENEKNRVCELVHEKLKEHSLHAAIKQNWSKDVTGLKENMAWNSVFLLPIPKVESFLEEMKQFEQELGGTGWRFEATGPWPAYHFSSFS; encoded by the coding sequence ATGGGTGACTTGATTTATTTATATGGATTGATACCAACTAAAGAAGCGGCAGCACATCAATCGTTTCCATCTTTCACAGGCTTTGATGGTGAACGCAAGCTATACACCATTCCGATCAACAATGTCACCGCAGTTGTTTGCAAACTGGATTCTGATCATTATTCAGAAGAAGCCATTAAAGACAAGGTCGACAGTGATATGGACTGGCTGCAGGAAAAAGCGTTCCATCATCATGAAACGGTTGCCGCCCTTTATAAGAGCTTCACAATCATTCCGCTTAAATTTTGCACGATTTATAAGAATGAAGATAGCCTGAAGCAAACCATTCAATCCAATGATACGAGGATTGAAGAGACACTTTCCATGCTACAGGGAAACGAAGAATGGAATGTGAAAATCTATTCTGACGATCTTGAACTGAAAAAGCAGGTAATTGAAAACAATTCCGCAATCGAAGCGAAGAAACAGGAAATAAGCGAGCTGCCTCACGGAAGACAATTTTTCGAAAAGAAAAAGATTGATAAGCTGATCGAGGATGAGCTTGAAAATGAGAAGAATCGAGTTTGTGAACTAGTGCATGAGAAGCTGAAGGAGCATTCGCTTCACGCAGCTATTAAGCAAAATTGGAGCAAAGATGTCACAGGTCTAAAAGAAAACATGGCCTGGAACAGCGTGTTTCTTCTTCCAATTCCGAAAGTGGAAAGCTTCTTGGAAGAAATGAAGCAGTTTGAACAGGAACTTGGCGGCACTGGCTGGAGATTCGAAGCTACAGGTCCATGGCCGGCGTACCATTTCTCCAGTTTTTCATAA
- a CDS encoding LytTR family DNA-binding domain-containing protein — MEPIKIVIVDDERYSRDELKHLLSEFSSLQVIGEADTGEAAVMKTLQLQPDVVFLDVEMPKMNGMEAAKSLRELKKVPLIVFATAYPQFAAEAFRYEAIDYLLKPYDEEQLKQTVQRIEKLLHQSKSPEKSSAPGKLAVDAEGEIVYLEPKDILYMYRDDKVSKIITKTKSYDTKTPLKDLESRLGPYSFFRIHKSYLVNLDYVAKLSPWFNGAYQLELEGTEEMLSVSRNYVKSLRERLEI, encoded by the coding sequence ATGGAGCCAATTAAAATCGTCATTGTGGATGATGAACGATACAGCCGCGATGAATTAAAACATTTATTAAGTGAATTTTCTTCTCTCCAGGTCATTGGAGAAGCCGATACAGGTGAAGCTGCCGTCATGAAAACTCTGCAGCTTCAGCCTGATGTCGTTTTTCTAGACGTGGAAATGCCCAAAATGAACGGAATGGAAGCCGCGAAATCACTGAGGGAATTAAAGAAGGTCCCGTTGATTGTATTTGCGACAGCCTATCCTCAATTTGCGGCAGAAGCCTTCAGATACGAAGCAATCGATTACTTGCTGAAGCCCTATGATGAAGAGCAGCTGAAGCAAACCGTCCAGCGAATTGAAAAACTGCTGCACCAGTCGAAAAGTCCTGAGAAAAGTTCCGCACCAGGAAAGCTTGCAGTAGACGCTGAAGGAGAAATTGTCTACCTTGAACCAAAGGATATTTTATATATGTACCGAGATGATAAAGTATCTAAAATCATAACAAAAACAAAAAGCTATGATACAAAAACACCCTTAAAAGACTTAGAATCCCGTTTAGGTCCATATAGTTTCTTCCGTATACACAAAAGCTACCTTGTCAATTTGGATTATGTGGCAAAGCTGAGTCCATGGTTCAATGGCGCCTATCAGCTTGAACTAGAAGGAACTGAGGAGATGCTGTCTGTCAGCAGGAATTATGTGAAGTCACTGCGGGAGAGGCTTGAAATATAA
- a CDS encoding gas vesicle protein, with amino-acid sequence MSLRESVENKDIALIDILDVILDKGVAIKGDLIISIAGVDLVYLDLRVLIASVETLVQSKAGNRKPVTSDQFDKQREELVDAAGQPNKW; translated from the coding sequence ATGTCTCTTAGAGAATCAGTTGAAAATAAGGATATAGCTCTTATTGATATTTTAGATGTCATCCTCGATAAGGGTGTGGCAATTAAAGGTGATTTGATCATTTCGATTGCAGGTGTAGATCTAGTGTATTTGGATCTAAGGGTTCTGATTGCTTCAGTTGAAACGCTTGTCCAATCAAAAGCAGGCAACCGAAAGCCCGTTACATCTGATCAATTCGATAAACAGAGGGAGGAGTTAGTCGATGCAGCAGGCCAGCCGAACAAATGGTAG
- a CDS encoding carbon starvation protein A, whose protein sequence is MYTFLAGVILLIVGYFTYGKFVEKVFGVNEGRTTPAFTHQDGVDYLPMNTKKNSLIQLLNIAGVGPIFGPIMGALYGPVAFLWIVFGCIFAGAVHDYLTGMISIRNRGAHLPELAGKFLGKVMKHVVNAFAILLLLLVGTVFVTAPAGLLYSLMNGWATMGLILGAIFIYYILATLLPIDKIIGRFYPIFGALLLISAIGVGGGLVITGAPIPELTLANLHPDNIPIFPLLFLTISCGALSGFHATQTPIISRTTQNEKQGRKIFYGMMIAEGVIAMIWAAAAMSLFDGGTGLNALLAEGGPGAVVSEASTLMLGAIGGTLAVLGVIILPITSGDTAFRSARMIIADYFNISQKKITSRLWIALPLFVISFVLTKIDFTILWRYFSWANQSTAVIALWVGAMYLFIAKKNYWIAMIPGIFMTMVTVTYILNAPIGFGLSMSTSYIGAAIATIAVIVTFYIAAKKARANNLPLEDDVSGWKQVS, encoded by the coding sequence ATGTATACATTTCTAGCCGGTGTTATCCTTTTAATTGTTGGTTATTTTACGTACGGTAAATTTGTTGAAAAAGTGTTCGGTGTGAACGAGGGCAGAACGACTCCTGCCTTTACTCATCAGGACGGTGTTGACTACCTGCCGATGAACACGAAGAAAAATTCATTGATTCAGTTATTGAATATTGCGGGTGTCGGTCCGATCTTTGGCCCAATTATGGGAGCGCTTTATGGACCCGTTGCCTTCCTTTGGATCGTGTTCGGCTGTATTTTTGCAGGAGCCGTGCATGACTATCTAACAGGCATGATCTCAATCCGCAACCGCGGTGCTCACTTACCCGAGCTTGCCGGAAAGTTTTTAGGAAAAGTGATGAAGCATGTTGTAAACGCATTCGCGATTCTTCTGCTTTTATTAGTAGGAACCGTTTTTGTTACAGCACCAGCCGGCCTGCTTTACAGCTTAATGAATGGCTGGGCAACAATGGGACTTATACTTGGAGCTATCTTCATTTACTATATCTTGGCGACATTGCTTCCTATCGATAAAATCATCGGCAGATTCTATCCGATCTTTGGCGCATTGCTTTTAATCAGTGCGATTGGTGTTGGCGGAGGATTGGTGATTACAGGCGCTCCAATTCCAGAGCTTACCCTTGCTAATCTTCACCCTGATAATATTCCAATCTTTCCATTGCTGTTCTTGACGATTTCCTGCGGGGCGCTGTCTGGATTTCATGCTACGCAAACGCCGATTATCTCAAGAACGACTCAAAATGAAAAACAGGGACGCAAGATTTTCTACGGCATGATGATTGCTGAAGGGGTTATTGCGATGATCTGGGCTGCTGCAGCAATGAGCTTATTTGACGGCGGCACAGGCTTGAACGCGCTGCTTGCAGAAGGCGGTCCTGGTGCAGTAGTCAGCGAAGCTTCTACTCTTATGCTTGGAGCAATCGGAGGAACACTTGCCGTTCTTGGCGTTATTATCCTGCCTATTACTTCAGGAGACACAGCTTTCCGAAGTGCACGTATGATTATTGCTGATTACTTCAATATTTCTCAAAAGAAAATCACAAGCCGCTTATGGATTGCACTTCCATTGTTCGTCATCTCTTTTGTACTGACAAAAATTGATTTCACGATTCTATGGAGATACTTCTCATGGGCAAACCAATCGACAGCAGTTATAGCACTGTGGGTTGGCGCCATGTACCTCTTCATTGCCAAGAAAAACTACTGGATTGCGATGATTCCGGGAATTTTCATGACGATGGTGACAGTGACTTACATCTTGAATGCTCCAATTGGATTCGGGTTATCTATGAGTACTTCTTATATTGGAGCGGCTATTGCTACCATTGCTGTTATCGTTACTTTCTACATTGCAGCTAAGAAAGCAAGAGCCAATAACCTTCCTCTTGAAGATGACGTTTCGGGCTGGAAGCAGGTATCGTAA
- a CDS encoding gas vesicle protein GvpG → MLHKLVTAPMNLVVKIGQKVQEEAEKELYDLPTIQQKLIQLQMMFELGEIPEKAFQEKEEELLTRYEIAKRREMEEWDKLTKPRNEG, encoded by the coding sequence ATGCTTCATAAATTGGTTACCGCACCAATGAATCTTGTAGTTAAAATCGGACAAAAGGTACAGGAAGAAGCAGAGAAAGAGTTATATGACCTTCCTACTATTCAGCAAAAGCTCATTCAGCTCCAAATGATGTTTGAGCTCGGCGAGATTCCTGAGAAAGCTTTTCAAGAAAAAGAAGAAGAGCTTTTGACAAGGTATGAAATTGCCAAGCGCAGGGAAATGGAAGAGTGGGATAAGCTGACGAAACCAAGAAACGAGGGATAA
- a CDS encoding 5-bromo-4-chloroindolyl phosphate hydrolysis family protein — protein MNPFMAFSVRMMAAIPAAGTVGTVSLIGFDQPFLAAAAYSIAGGASVYSIASVSMNSRFLKKNSLTRKDYKYIKKQLDEAKSKMARLQKTLLTIRHLPSLKERIELVRVARRIYSLTIREPRRFYKAEKFFFSHLDSAVLLTEKYVFLSSQPKRNWELEKSLNETRKTLNELTRLIEQELYSMVQDDVDELNLEIDVAKHSIKTNNDTKHLDESRKFK, from the coding sequence ATGAATCCGTTTATGGCATTCAGTGTCCGGATGATGGCCGCAATACCGGCTGCAGGGACAGTTGGGACTGTTAGTTTAATCGGTTTTGATCAGCCTTTTTTAGCGGCAGCCGCGTATTCCATTGCTGGGGGAGCATCTGTCTATTCCATCGCATCGGTGAGTATGAACTCCAGATTTTTAAAGAAAAATTCTCTTACCCGCAAAGATTATAAATACATTAAAAAACAGCTGGACGAAGCGAAGTCTAAGATGGCACGCCTGCAGAAGACGCTTTTAACCATCCGTCATCTTCCTTCTTTAAAGGAGAGAATTGAGCTTGTGCGTGTTGCCCGCAGAATTTACAGCCTGACGATAAGAGAGCCGAGGCGTTTTTACAAAGCCGAGAAGTTTTTCTTTTCTCATTTGGATTCTGCTGTGCTTCTCACTGAGAAATACGTCTTTTTATCCTCTCAGCCAAAGAGGAATTGGGAGCTTGAGAAATCATTAAATGAGACGAGAAAAACATTAAACGAACTGACGCGTCTGATTGAACAGGAGTTGTACTCAATGGTACAGGATGATGTCGATGAGCTTAATCTTGAAATTGATGTAGCAAAGCATTCCATTAAAACAAATAATGATACGAAACATCTCGATGAAAGCCGGAAATTTAAATGA
- the gvpU gene encoding gas vesicle accessory protein GvpU encodes MSTAAASSKDSVLEFFVQASNKHDFTLDITLNVNGAVISGTMVSAKEYFDALSETFEDGSEVAQKLSEQLSRASESVESNGDAEAHFIHLKNTKVYIGDSKSTPSKGQILWRGKLSEINGFFLGKISDARPASKKSE; translated from the coding sequence ATGAGTACAGCAGCAGCCTCATCAAAAGACAGTGTACTTGAATTCTTTGTACAGGCTTCAAATAAACATGACTTTACATTAGACATTACGTTAAACGTTAATGGTGCAGTCATTTCCGGCACAATGGTTTCTGCTAAGGAATACTTTGATGCCCTAAGTGAAACGTTTGAAGATGGAAGTGAAGTCGCCCAGAAATTAAGTGAACAATTATCACGTGCAAGCGAATCCGTTGAATCAAACGGAGATGCTGAAGCTCATTTCATTCACTTGAAAAATACGAAAGTGTATATTGGCGACAGTAAATCCACCCCTTCTAAAGGACAAATCCTTTGGAGAGGCAAGTTGAGTGAAATTAATGGATTTTTCCTCGGGAAAATCTCAGATGCCAGACCAGCAAGCAAAAAATCAGAATAG
- the gvpT gene encoding YtxH domain-containing protein, whose product MAEQTKLDNSQVENSKENTKAENSKKEQSTQKNSSRRSAPIKRTVAGSILGATVGYLATPENGKKLLARIDTDELKSKAADFGKAAKEKSFQGASSLKSSATNLFKKDKNQSDDSDQDGSVNNSSEEETSSSNSNEDFEALKQENQTLQERLQQLEEKMNQLSGQSNSEEDEEDDEEEEETPSKKKTSKSKEESDDSDEGEDDDEIEEEEEEETMYDGKDEDKKPKKSTRGRKPKTSKSSKAKDEKAKDEKDEEESEDTSLSSDDDTSS is encoded by the coding sequence ATGGCGGAACAAACAAAATTAGACAACTCTCAGGTGGAAAATTCAAAGGAAAATACGAAAGCAGAGAACTCGAAAAAAGAGCAATCAACTCAGAAAAATTCATCTAGAAGAAGCGCGCCAATTAAACGCACGGTCGCAGGCAGTATCCTGGGCGCTACAGTCGGCTACCTGGCTACACCTGAAAACGGAAAGAAGCTTCTTGCCCGTATTGATACAGATGAATTAAAAAGCAAAGCTGCAGACTTTGGAAAAGCAGCTAAAGAAAAATCGTTCCAAGGTGCTTCAAGCTTAAAATCATCAGCTACTAATCTATTTAAAAAAGATAAAAATCAGTCAGATGATTCTGATCAAGATGGTTCAGTGAACAATTCATCAGAAGAAGAAACTTCATCTTCAAATTCAAATGAAGATTTCGAGGCATTAAAGCAGGAAAACCAGACTCTTCAAGAACGTCTTCAGCAGCTTGAGGAAAAAATGAACCAATTAAGCGGCCAAAGCAATTCTGAAGAAGATGAAGAAGACGATGAGGAAGAAGAAGAAACTCCAAGCAAGAAAAAAACAAGCAAATCAAAAGAAGAATCTGATGACTCAGATGAAGGCGAAGATGATGATGAGATAGAAGAAGAAGAAGAAGAAGAAACGATGTACGATGGCAAAGATGAAGACAAAAAGCCGAAAAAATCAACACGCGGAAGAAAACCAAAGACTTCAAAATCATCAAAAGCTAAAGATGAAAAAGCCAAGGATGAAAAAGATGAAGAAGAATCAGAAGATACTTCTCTAAGCAGCGATGATGACACATCATCTTAA
- a CDS encoding gas vesicle protein, whose translation MAVQSNMQSSTIVDVLEKILDKGVVIAGDITVGIADIELLTIKIRLIVASVDKAKEIGMDWWENDPYLSSKAENNNTKALEEENRKLNERLELLENQLGTNRLNTANQLK comes from the coding sequence ATGGCAGTCCAAAGCAATATGCAATCAAGTACGATTGTCGATGTACTGGAAAAGATTCTGGATAAAGGAGTTGTCATCGCAGGTGATATCACGGTAGGAATTGCCGATATCGAACTGCTGACAATTAAAATTCGGCTCATTGTCGCTTCTGTTGATAAAGCAAAAGAAATCGGCATGGACTGGTGGGAGAATGATCCTTATCTAAGCTCCAAAGCGGAGAATAACAATACAAAGGCACTTGAAGAAGAAAACAGGAAATTGAATGAACGACTGGAGCTGCTTGAAAATCAGCTTGGCACAAATCGTTTGAATACAGCTAACCAACTAAAATAA
- a CDS encoding sensor histidine kinase: MFELLITMLERLSIIVTIAFILTRFRFFRSMIYQDQLNRSQQYTAILFFGFFGIIGTYSGLSLSTETLEFNRWASGLASDEAIANSRVIGVVLAGLLGGYKVGIGAGLIAGIHRFTLGGFTALSCGLASIIAGILAGAFFKKNTHVKLSSAFLIGALAETIQMAVILLVSRPFEKALVLVEMIGIPMILANGLGSALFLLIIKNVVNEEEKAGALQAQKTLRIADQTLAYLRSGMNTQSAQAVCQILHKEIKTSAVAMTNKTEILAHVGLGDDHHCVNSPIQTQITKDVIQSGILVLASDRTIHCREAGCPLGAAVIAPLKQRGETIGTMKFYFQSKKEITDIVMELITGLSSLLSNQLEIAEADKAYQLAKEAEIKALQAQISPHFLFNSLNTIVSLIRIDPAKARKLLVSLSHFLRSNLNATTVDMTTLEQELKHIKAYLAIEETRFVDKLSVHYEIDEDALFVRLPPLSLQPIVENAVKHGIKDKEENCVITISVHRKDGKTCVKVVDNGHGMSTDRAGHIGKETVQSAQGTGLGLYNVNRRLTMMFGSTSALQVKSVLGHGTEICFTIPHTEGKTNGAN, encoded by the coding sequence ATGTTTGAACTGCTTATTACGATGCTCGAACGGCTTAGTATTATTGTAACCATCGCTTTTATCCTAACGAGATTCCGTTTTTTCCGGAGCATGATCTATCAGGATCAGTTAAACCGCAGTCAGCAGTATACAGCCATTCTTTTCTTTGGTTTTTTCGGTATTATCGGCACATATTCAGGCTTGTCATTGAGTACGGAAACACTCGAGTTTAACCGCTGGGCATCAGGACTTGCATCTGATGAAGCTATTGCCAATTCCAGAGTCATCGGCGTCGTGCTTGCCGGACTTTTAGGAGGCTATAAGGTCGGCATAGGAGCTGGACTGATTGCGGGAATCCATCGCTTTACCCTTGGAGGATTTACAGCTCTTTCATGTGGACTTGCTTCTATTATTGCAGGTATTTTGGCAGGAGCTTTCTTCAAAAAAAATACCCACGTTAAGCTTTCTTCCGCTTTCCTTATTGGGGCATTAGCTGAAACGATTCAAATGGCGGTCATTCTCCTCGTGTCCCGCCCATTTGAAAAAGCACTCGTCCTTGTCGAAATGATCGGGATTCCGATGATTCTCGCTAACGGCCTAGGATCTGCTCTTTTTCTGCTCATCATAAAAAATGTAGTCAATGAAGAAGAAAAAGCCGGTGCTCTGCAGGCTCAAAAAACACTGCGAATTGCTGATCAAACACTCGCCTATCTTCGAAGCGGCATGAATACACAATCCGCTCAGGCAGTTTGCCAAATTCTCCATAAGGAAATTAAGACAAGCGCTGTTGCGATGACAAATAAAACTGAAATCTTGGCTCATGTCGGTCTCGGTGACGATCACCACTGTGTGAACAGCCCGATTCAAACGCAAATTACAAAAGATGTGATTCAAAGCGGGATACTTGTCCTTGCAAGTGATAGAACCATTCACTGCAGGGAAGCGGGGTGTCCTCTCGGTGCAGCTGTGATTGCACCTTTAAAACAACGCGGGGAAACCATCGGCACGATGAAATTTTATTTTCAATCAAAAAAAGAAATTACGGATATTGTCATGGAGCTGATTACCGGCCTCAGCAGCCTGCTCAGCAATCAGCTTGAAATTGCAGAAGCGGATAAAGCCTATCAGCTCGCTAAAGAAGCTGAAATTAAGGCACTTCAAGCTCAAATTAGTCCTCACTTTCTTTTTAATTCATTAAACACGATTGTCTCTTTGATTCGGATTGATCCTGCAAAAGCAAGAAAACTTCTTGTCTCTCTGTCACACTTTTTAAGATCCAACCTTAACGCAACGACAGTCGATATGACCACACTTGAGCAGGAGCTAAAGCATATAAAAGCATACCTGGCGATTGAGGAAACCCGGTTTGTTGACAAGCTGTCTGTTCATTATGAAATTGATGAAGATGCACTTTTTGTCAGACTTCCACCTTTAAGCCTGCAGCCCATTGTCGAAAATGCGGTAAAGCACGGGATTAAAGATAAAGAAGAAAACTGTGTGATCACCATTTCCGTACATAGAAAAGACGGAAAAACCTGCGTAAAAGTAGTAGATAACGGCCATGGAATGAGTACAGATCGGGCCGGCCATATCGGGAAAGAAACCGTGCAATCTGCACAAGGAACTGGTCTTGGTCTGTATAACGTCAACCGCAGATTAACGATGATGTTCGGCAGTACTTCTGCTCTTCAAGTTAAAAGTGTGTTAGGTCACGGGACTGAGATCTGTTTTACGATTCCGCATACGGAGGGAAAAACGAATGGAGCCAATTAA
- a CDS encoding UDP-N-acetylmuramoyl-L-alanyl-D-glutamate--2,6-diaminopimelate ligase: MIIQFDQLENLTLQYIFGQASQNITSLAFHSKQVKPGALFFSIKGEDHDGHQYIDEAIAHGAAAVIGTSFEKLEQLSREYPDHTFILAEDVRETMALLAKMFHDHADEKLKIIGVTGTNGKTTVAAYVRSLLTLLDLPAGSIGTTGIWASTHKLLYKKSTPTTPESTDLHKIFHDLAELGDKAAVMEVSSIATDQKRVHGIEFDAAILTNFSEEHLEYHKTIDHYKKCKLALFDQAKTAVINLDDIEMGLELSRTYSGKKITYSLSSLSGADLWADNIQFSDIGTTFDLFYNGKIHQATAPVFGTYNIANALAAICAALLFNYQMKDILRVLPMLESPEGRFQVITGPDNKKIILDYAHTPVALTRLVEEVKKMDYNRLIVMIAGIGIRDFNKMPKMAAAIEGQADEVIVTVDHPGHHDPQIIIDQVMKGFSEPTAPNIRAALTRKEGVIASLAAGEPDDIILLTSGCINGAQIVKGIEVPHSDEEIIESHYQSYYHDCHELEA, encoded by the coding sequence ATGATTATACAATTTGATCAACTAGAAAACCTTACTCTGCAGTATATTTTCGGACAAGCCTCTCAAAACATAACAAGCCTTGCTTTTCATTCAAAACAGGTCAAGCCCGGTGCCCTTTTTTTCAGCATTAAAGGCGAGGATCATGACGGACATCAGTATATTGATGAGGCCATTGCGCACGGAGCCGCTGCCGTTATCGGAACGAGCTTTGAAAAGCTTGAGCAGCTTAGCCGCGAGTATCCTGATCATACCTTCATTCTTGCTGAAGACGTCAGAGAAACAATGGCTCTTTTAGCAAAGATGTTTCATGATCATGCTGATGAAAAATTGAAAATCATTGGGGTGACCGGCACAAACGGTAAGACGACTGTTGCAGCCTATGTGCGCTCTCTTCTCACTTTATTAGATTTACCAGCAGGTTCAATCGGCACAACGGGAATATGGGCTTCGACTCATAAGCTTTTGTATAAAAAGAGTACGCCGACAACACCTGAATCCACTGATCTGCATAAAATCTTCCATGATTTGGCGGAGCTTGGGGACAAAGCAGCCGTTATGGAAGTTTCCTCAATCGCAACAGACCAAAAACGGGTGCACGGCATTGAATTTGATGCAGCGATTCTGACGAATTTTTCTGAAGAACACCTTGAATATCATAAAACGATTGATCACTATAAAAAATGCAAACTGGCTCTATTTGATCAGGCTAAAACGGCTGTCATTAATCTCGATGACATCGAAATGGGCCTTGAGCTTTCCCGGACTTACAGCGGCAAAAAAATCACCTATAGCTTGTCTTCGCTGAGCGGAGCTGATCTATGGGCTGACAATATTCAATTCTCAGATATCGGAACTACGTTTGATCTTTTTTATAACGGGAAGATTCATCAGGCAACTGCCCCTGTTTTCGGAACTTATAATATTGCAAATGCCCTTGCTGCCATATGTGCTGCCCTGCTGTTTAACTACCAAATGAAAGATATCCTTCGCGTTCTGCCGATGCTTGAGAGTCCAGAAGGCCGCTTCCAGGTTATAACCGGACCAGACAACAAGAAAATCATCCTGGATTATGCACACACGCCTGTTGCTCTTACCCGTCTGGTGGAAGAAGTAAAGAAAATGGATTACAACCGTCTGATTGTCATGATTGCAGGAATTGGCATCCGCGACTTTAATAAAATGCCAAAGATGGCAGCAGCAATAGAAGGCCAAGCAGACGAAGTGATTGTAACAGTTGATCACCCCGGCCATCATGATCCGCAAATCATCATTGATCAAGTGATGAAAGGATTTTCGGAACCGACAGCGCCAAACATCAGAGCTGCCCTTACCAGAAAAGAAGGAGTCATCGCTTCTCTGGCAGCAGGTGAACCTGATGACATCATCCTCCTTACAAGCGGCTGCATAAATGGAGCGCAAATTGTAAAAGGAATAGAAGTTCCTCATTCAGACGAGGAAATCATCGAATCCCATTATCAATCTTATTATCATGACTGCCATGAGCTTGAGGCATAA
- a CDS encoding gas vesicle protein K gives MQQASRTNGRIQLDPDNAEHGLAQLVLTVVELLRQIVERHAMRRVEGGTLTDEQIENLGVALMNLEEKMEELKEVFGLDAEDLNIDLGPLGSLL, from the coding sequence ATGCAGCAGGCCAGCCGAACAAATGGTAGGATTCAGCTTGATCCTGACAATGCCGAACACGGACTTGCGCAGCTAGTCCTGACCGTCGTTGAGCTTCTCAGGCAAATTGTCGAACGTCATGCGATGAGGCGGGTGGAGGGTGGAACGCTGACGGACGAGCAAATTGAAAATCTTGGTGTTGCCTTGATGAACCTGGAAGAAAAAATGGAAGAATTGAAAGAGGTCTTTGGCCTTGATGCCGAAGATTTGAATATAGATCTCGGTCCTTTAGGCAGCTTGTTATAA